One genomic region from Nostoc sphaeroides encodes:
- the vap15 gene encoding type II toxin-antitoxin system VapB15 family antitoxin — MLQNIYQLPLTFEQILSLVKQLSDSEKLLLSKELEKETLNKKLTQLLEIFQTDELSLEEITEEVEIVRSQIYARKQSSEDNHWFRR, encoded by the coding sequence ATGTTACAAAATATCTATCAACTACCTTTGACATTTGAGCAGATTCTTAGCCTAGTTAAACAACTTTCTGATTCGGAAAAATTGTTACTGAGTAAGGAACTAGAAAAAGAAACCTTGAATAAAAAGTTAACTCAGTTACTAGAAATATTTCAAACCGATGAATTATCTCTAGAAGAAATTACCGAAGAAGTTGAAATTGTCCGTTCTCAAATTTATGCCAGAAAACAAAGTAGCGAAGATAATCATTGGTTTCGCCGCTAA
- a CDS encoding PIN domain-containing protein: protein MRKSLIDTDILSETRKGKNPKINAKSITYRAIWQQYTISVITVSEIIKGWRKINRNDRIQEFLADLSEVEILHLDQSCAEISGLIQADLEKAGQPIGLADVLIASIAIENNLILVTGNTKHYQNIQALGYPLLIDNWRE from the coding sequence GTGAGAAAATCTTTAATTGATACAGATATTTTATCAGAAACTCGCAAAGGTAAAAATCCTAAAATCAATGCTAAATCTATTACTTATAGAGCTATATGGCAACAGTACACAATTTCTGTAATTACTGTTTCTGAAATCATCAAGGGATGGAGGAAAATAAATCGCAATGACCGCATTCAAGAGTTTTTGGCAGATTTGTCTGAAGTAGAAATTTTGCATTTAGACCAAAGCTGTGCGGAAATTTCAGGTTTGATTCAGGCAGATTTAGAAAAAGCGGGACAACCAATTGGATTAGCAGATGTCTTAATAGCTTCTATAGCTATCGAAAATAATTTAATATTAGTAACGGGTAATACTAAACATTATCAAAATATCCAAGCATTAGGATATCCTTTATTAATCGATAATTGGCGAGAATGA